In Macadamia integrifolia cultivar HAES 741 chromosome 13, SCU_Mint_v3, whole genome shotgun sequence, one DNA window encodes the following:
- the LOC122059036 gene encoding putative disease resistance protein RGA3, giving the protein MSGVGQLFGGSFLSAFLQVAFDRFASPELLDFLLRWEIDLDEVESLKRTSAMIQALSDEAEVKQFTNVAVKLWLDHLKQLLYHAEDILDEYATELLRLKLESAHQTQQVRNPPVPLTPSSTESSVSSWLNSGLESALEGIKGIAPKVYNITEELQGIKRFQSKVRDINMRLKSVAQEGVALGLNLSIGSGSSRPKVFSQRPPTSSLVNTSNVFGREEDMEEIFRWLISDNTPSNDVNNFSVLPILGMGGVGKTTLAQLVYNDERIEKHFALKAWVCVSEDFDLVRLTKEILESITRSCPPSNSLDLLQLKLKEALSKKRFLLVLDDMWNEIYDSWDALRTPFAFGQRGSKILVTTRNKSVSSIVRTVPYDIYLKGLPNEACFALVQRHAFMDEKSSDANQKLEVFGDEIVKKCKGLPLAIKTLAGLLRDKRDNYEWKDILESEIWDLRESEILPSLILSYHHLPPHVKRCFAYCALFPKDYEFSKSELVVLWIAEGLVQPKEKKRLEDIGAGYCDELVMRSFFELSIYHHSWATGSLGTDFTKEMHNTSLFESSGNTGPTFVMHDLIHDLAQYVSDGIYCKKEYDKSSPALTTTRHLSYVMHNYNVEATEFGAMKSLRSFLTLNDLAGSPKHFFSTLEFQFQFLRVLRFRNCCNCELPDSIGKLKHLRFLDLSFSDIVRLPDSIGKLYNLQLLALTGCGRLRKLPNDMSNLINLRYLVLPAHWDFHKIPLGVGNMSCLQVLSTIDVGPKKKLSQLRGIRDNSSLEDVGNNGVEAIVAKPHLLGLQLHKLTSLRYLAISNYKNLESLSKKLYTLTSLQRLVITSCPALVSLREARLPTALKELRIFYCEKLGSLPKELQTLTYLKEFVIGSCPALVSFQETRLPSAFEELEIIDCENLESLPMELLHNLTTFQRLVIKECPALETIPNMGLSTTLQEVSILNCGHKFTSLKRLEIVECYFLMECKNLEPLHTSGLHNLISLSYLTIGGCHALMSLPDGLLPTNLRDFCIKDCPILESLYDGLSDLISLKRLEIQNCPKLTQRYQKKEGEEWSKIAQIPKVIIDGIWQ; this is encoded by the coding sequence atgtcaGGTGTGGGACAGCTTTTCGGAGGGTCTTTCCTCTCGGCCTTCCTTCAGGTGGCCTTCGATAGGTTTGCCTCTCCTGAGTTGCTGGACTTCTTACTCCGATGGGAAATCGACTTGGATGAAGTGGAGTCACTGAAGCGGACGTCGGCCATGATTCAGGCCTTATCTGATGAAGCTGAAGTGAAGCAATTCACCAACGTTGCCGTGAAGCTGTGGCTCGACCACCTCAAACAGCTCCTCTATCATGCGGAGGACATACTGGACGAGTATGCCACTGAACTTCTACGCCTGAAATTGGAATCTGCTCACCAAACCCAACAGGTACGCAACCCCCCTGTTCCTCTTACTCCATCAAGTACTGAAAGTAGTGTTTCTTCTTGGTTGAACTCCGGCCTAGAATCTGCTTTAGAAGGAATAAAAGGCATTGCGCCTAAGGTTTATAACATCACCGAAGAGCTGCAGGGAATTAAAAGGTTCCAATCAAAAGTAAGGGATATCAACATGAGGTTAAAAAGTGTAGCACAAGAAGGTGTTGCTCTAGGTTTGAACTTGAGCATCGGATCTGGGTCCTCAAGGCCCAAGGTATTCAGTCAAAGGCCACCAACGAGTTCTTTAGTGAATACATCGAATGTTTTCGGCAGAGAGGAAGATATGGAGGAGATTTTCAGATGGTTGATATCAGATAACACTCCAAGTAATGATGTTAATAATTTCTCAGTGCTGCCCATATTGGGCATGGGTGGGGTTGGAAAGACAACCCTTGCTCAACTTGTTTATAATGATGAAAGAATTGAGAAGCATTTTGCTCTGAAAGCTTGGGTTTGTGTCTCGGAAGACTTCGATCTGGTGAGGTTAACTAAAGAAATTCTTGAGTCAATCACTAGATCTTGCCCTCCTTCTAATTCACTGGACCTGCTACAGCTGAAACTTAAAGAAGCATTAAGcaaaaaaagatttttattggttttggatGACATGTGGAACGAGATCTATGACAGTTGGGATGCCTTAAGGACCCCTTTTGCATTCGGTCAACGAGGGAGCAAGATATTAGTTACAACACGGAACAAAAGCGTTTCATCAATCGTTCGCACTGTTCCGTACGATATTTATCTAAAAGGTCTTCCAAATGAAGCTTGTTTTGCGCTAGTTCAAAGGCACGCTTTCATGGATGAAAAATCATCTGATGCAAATCAAAAGTTGGAAGTATTTGGAGATGAAATTGTGAAGAAATGTAAGGGTTTACCTTTGGCTATAAAGACACTTGCTGGCCTCTTGCGAGATAAAAGGGATAACTATGAGTGGAAAGATATTTTGGAGAGTGAAATATGGGATTTAAGAGAGAGTGAGATCCTTCCATCACTCATCTTGAGTTACCATCATCTTCCACCACATGTAAAGAGATGCTTTGCATATTGTGCTTTGTTTCCCAAAGACTACGAATTTAGCAAGAGTGAATTAGTTGTCTTGTGGATTGCAGAAGGTCTTGttcaaccaaaagaaaagaaacgacTGGAAGATATAGGGGCTGGGTATTGTGATGAATTAGTAATGCGGTCATTCTTTGAGTTATCTATTTATCATCATTCTTGGGCAACAGGATCGCTCGGTACTGATTTTACAAAAGAAATGCACAACACGTCATTATTTGAGTCATCCGGTAACACGGGACCAACATTTGTGATGCATGATCTAATCCATGATTTAGCACAATATGTTTCAGATGGAATATATTGTAAGAAAGAGTATGATAAGTCATCACCTGCTCTTACTACAACTCGCCACTTGTCCTATGTTATGCACAATTATAATGTTGAGGCAACAGAGTTTGGGGCAATGAAAAGTTTACGCTCCTTTCTAACTCTAAATGATTTAGCTGGTAGTCCTAAGCactttttttccactttggaattccaattccaattcctaCGTGTGCTACGTTTTAGAAATTGCTGCAATTGTGAGTTGCCTGATTCAATTGGCAAGTTGAAACATCTAAGGTTTCTTGATCTCTCGTTTTCTGATATTGTAAGGTTGCCCGACTCGATTGGAAAACTTTACAATCTACAATTGTTAGCCCTTACTGGTTGTGGTAGGCTTAGAAAGTTGCCTAACGATATGAGTAACCTTATAAATCTTCGATATCTTGTTCTCCCTGCACATTGGGATTTCCATAAAATTCCATTAGGAGTGGGTAACATGAGTTGTCTTCAAGTGTTGAGCACAATCGATGTAGggccaaaaaaaaagttatcacAATTGCGAGGGATTCGGGACAATTCAAGTTTGGAAGATGTAGGCAATAATGGGGTAGAAGCCATAGTGGCCAAGCCACACCTTCTTGGGCTACAGCTGCACAAACTCACGTCACTTAGATATCTTGCAATATCAAACTATAAGAATTTGGAGTCACTATCCAAGAAACTATACACTCTAACATCTCTCCAAAGATTAGTAATCACAAGTTGCCCTGCTCTTGTATCCCTCCGAGAAGCAAGGTTACCCACTGCACTTAAAGAACTAAGGATCTTTTATTGCGAGAAGTTGGGGTCACTACCAAAGGAGCTTCAGACCCTAACTTATCTCAAAGAATTTGTAATTGGTAGTTGTCCTGCTCTAGTGTCCTTCCAGGAAACAAGGTTACCCTCTGCATTTGAAGAATTGGAGATCATTGATTGTGAGAATTTGGAGTCCTTACCCATGGAACTATTGCACAACCTCACGACCTTCCAAAGATTAGTAATCAAGGAGTGTCCTGCTCTTGAAACCATTCCAAATATGGGCTTATCCACTACACTTCAAGAAGTATCAATTCTAAATTGTGGGCACAAATTTACAAGTCTTAAACGACTAGAAATTGTGGAGTGCTATTTTCTTATGGAGTGCAAGAATCTTGAACCCCTACATACCTCAGGTCTTCATAATCTTATATCTCTTTCATATCTCACCATTGGTGGATGTCATGCTCTCATGTCCCTTCCAGATGGCCTGCTTCCCACCAACCTTCGGGATTTTTGCATCAAGGACTGCCCAATTCTTGAATCCCTATATGATGGACTCTCTGACCTAATCTCGCTTAAACGTTTGGAGATCCAGAATTGTCCAAAGCTGACCCAACGGTAccaaaagaaggaaggagaagagtggTCCAAGATTGCCCAAATCCCTAAGGTGATAATAGATGGCATATGGCAATAA